The stretch of DNA TCGCAGTGCCGCCTGATCTAAAGGTTGTTGCAATAGGTGTGTGAAAATCCCGCAGGCGTTGTCTGCGGGTTTTTTTACGCCCTTACATTTCCTGGCTGCTCAAAGTAACATACCTGCTCTGGCTTTTATGTATGCGCCGTTGAGCCGGTAGCAGGCCTACCAGGGTTTAGGCAGCAGCTTCCGTTTGCTGAGCCAGCAAGGCAATACCTTCTGCAAAGGTGCGGGGCTGGTAACCAAGGTCTTTTTGGGCCTTGGTAATGATAAACCCGGTACGGAGGGGGCGTCTCGCTGGCTGGGTGAAGGTACTGGCATCTACTTTTTCAATAAGCGTAGCATCTAGCCCAAAATACTGAGCTACTTGTAGTGCCATCAGATAGGGAGTAAGCAGCTCCGCGCCGCTGAGGTGATAAATGCCCGTAGCATTATGCTTCGCCGCGAGCCAGCAGCCCTGTGCCAGGTCTTCAGCTAAGGTAGGCGTCCGGAGTTGGTCGCTCACCACTTGTATAGGCTTGTTGGCCCTCAGTGAGTCTCGCACCCATAGCACAATGTTGGTGCGCCCGTACTCATGGGCGGTACCATACACCAATACGGTTCGCAAAATGGCCCAGGGCGCACGGCAGGCCTGCACAGCCTTCTCAGCCGCCAGCTTACTCTCTCCGTAGTAATTTACGGGCGCAGGTACAGCCTCCTCGCTCAAAGGGCCCTGCTCACCGCTAAAAATAAAATCTGTGCTCACGTGCAACAGATGAATATTCTGCTGCTCGCAAGCTTCAACCATATACTCCGTGGCCGCCACATTGTGCTGCCAGCAGGCTTCCTGGTGCTGCTCACATTCATCCACATTGGTCATGGCAGCGGTATGAATGAGGTGCGTGGGTCGTTCGGCAGCCAGTACGCGCTGCACCTGGGCGCGGTCGGTTACGTCTAGCCCCACAAACGTTACCTCAGGGTACAGAGCGGCTAACTTGTTCTTACCGCGAGAAGTAGCCACCAGCTGCACCCCGGCCTGCCGACTAAGCAAGGCTACCAACTTTTGCCCGAGCAGGCCATTAGAGCCCGTAATGAGTAGTTTCATGGGGATGGTAGCTTGCCGCTGCTATTGATACTGGTAGCCGTAGAGCTCCGTTATTTTCTTTTTTTTCAGCTTCTCCACCTTCACCGTCATCCTGATGTCGGTTATGGGGCGGTTGCGCTCGGCTACTGGCTGTTGGGCAATTTTGTCAACTACCTCTAGGCCACTTATCACCTGCCCAAACACGGTATATGCCCCATTCAGATGAGGCGTGCCGTTGTGGTTTTCCACAATGTAAAACTGCGAGGCACTGCTGGCCCGTTGGGGGTTAATCATGTCGCCGGTGCGGGCGGCGGCTACTGCGCCGTACTTGTGCGTCAGCTCCGGCCGGATTTCCGCAGGAATGCGCTTTTCATCTGGTAGTCCGGCTCCATCGTTCGTGGGGTCAGCATCCTTTGAGTTGGCGTCGCCGCCCTGAATCATGAAGTTGGGAATAATCCGGTGAAAGGTGGTACCATTATAAAACCCGCTCTGGGCCAGCTTCAGGAAGTTAGCTTTGTGCAGAGGGGTCTGATCGAAGAGGATGAGCCGGATATCACCTTGAGCGGTACTGATAGTTATGAGCTGATCCTTCTTGGATTTGCGGGGCAGGCGGGCTGCTTCTGACAGAGGAGAGAACAGCAATAGAACCCACACCAGCAGGGTAAGCCGAGCAAATAGCTTCATGCAAAAACAGGTTTGATAACGAGCCAAGGCGCCAAGTTACACGCTTTTTGTAGCCAGGGGTACGTACTCAGAGCGCAACAGAGCATACTGATCCAGGTCGTAGAGGCGCCCATCAGCCCCCCGGTAGTCTTGGCGAAAGCAACCCTCATGCCGAAACTGCAGGCGCTGCACCAGTTGGGCGCTTCGCAGGTTTTCGGGCCGCAGCTGGCAGTATATCCGGGCCAGGCCTATCTCCTGATATGCCCAGTGCAGCACTACTCCCAGGGCCTCCCGCATCAGCCCCTGTCCTTCTGCTTCGGCGCTGATCAGGTAGGCCAGCTCCGCCTTCGGAATTTCCCAGGCCAGGTTCCGCAAGCTTACCAGACCCAGCAGCTCCTCGGTTTCCGCTCGCCACAGGCCCAACTGGTACGCCCGGCGCTGCTGCCAATCACGCTGCCGCTCCCGGATAAAGGCGGCCGTATCTTCTAGAGTGCGCGTGGCAGCCAAGGTCTTGGGGAAATTTAGCCGGAGCCGCTCGTGGTTAGCGCTTAGCAGGTCGTGCAGCTGCGGTGCATCGGAGGTTTGCCAAGTACGGAGCCGGAGCCGGGCCGTAACCAAGGTAAGGTCTGAAGAAATAGCAAGCTCATTCATGGCGCAGAAGGTTTGATACAACTTCAGGTGCGAAGACCGGAAATTTATTTCACATTTTCCAGCTATTTGCCTTCAGCCGCGTATGTGGGCCCAACGCCTCTTTACCTACCTGATTTTCCTGCATGAACAACACTGCTACCCCTGCCTCCCAGCCAAGCTGGTTTCCTACACTGTTACTGGCAGTTTACTTAATTGAGTTTGTGGCGCTGGGCATCAGTCCGGCGGAACGAGGCACATGGTGGGCCGAAAATATCCCCATTTTCCTGATAGTGGTAGCCCTAGTGGTGTTGTACCTGCGCGGAGTGCGGTTCTCTAACCTAGCTTACGCCCTCATGAGTGTACTGCTGTTTATGCACACCATTGGCGGGCACTACACCTTCGAGAAGGTACCCTTTGATTGGTTTAACAACCTATTTGGCTTTAAGCGCAACATGTACGATAGAGTAGCTCACTTCACCGTTGGCTTTTACGCGTACCCCATCATTGAGCTGACAGACCGCAACGGCACCATTCGCAACCGCTTCATCAGTTACTTATTCCCACTGTGCGTTATCGGGACGGTGGCCATGAGCTATGAGCTCATTGAGTGGGTGTATGCGGCTACAGCCGGTGGTGAAGCCGGAGCCGCTTTCCTCGGCAGCCAGGGCGACATCTGGGATGCCCAGAAAGACATGCTAGCTGATACCAGCGGCGCCCTATTTGCCCTGTTGTTATACGCCTTCTTCGGCCGTGGCCGGCGTGAAGTGGCCTAGCCCAAGAGCTTGCCGCTCAAACTCATTTTAACAGAAGAGGCCTACGCCATTAATTTGCGTAGGCCTCTTCTGTTTATCTATTGGCTCGGTTGTTAGGCCACATTCTCGGCATTGCGCACTTGCCGGATATCATGTAGAATCTGCTGGCCACCGCGCGCCAGAACAGTTTCAGCAATTCGAATACCAAGCGCCTCCGCGTCGTCGGCCGGAGCAGTTTGCTTTACATCAATGAACTGTTGCCCATCGAGGCTGATTAGCCCCCCGTGCAAATGCACATGCCCTTCAGAGGTGAGCGTAGCCAGCGCAAACGACGGAATACTGCAGCCGCCTTCCATGGTGCGCAAAAAAGCCCGCTCAGCTACCAGAGCCAAGTGTGTATCGGGGTGGTCCAAGATGCGTTTCAACTCAGCTTTGAGGCTGGGTTCTAGATCACGCGTGCTCTCAATTGCCACGCTACCCTGGCCAGTGGCTGGAATGTATTGGGTCTCGGGCAGGATATAACGGATCAGACCATCATACTCCATGCGGTGCACACCGGCGTAGGCCAGTACCAAGGCATGGTACTGGCCTTCCTCTAGCTTGCGCAGGCGGGTTTGCAGGTTGCCGCGGGCTTCGGCGGTAGTGGCGTGGGGCAAAAAGCGCTTCAGCATGGCTTTCCGGCGGGTGCTGCTGGTGCCCAGCACAAGGTCGGGACGTTGCAAATCGAGGTCAGCATTAAAGCTCACGATGACATCGTTTACTTGCTCCCGCTCCATAAAGGCCAGCAGCTCCAGGTCGGCCGGGATAGAGCTTTGCACGTCCTTAGCGCTGTGCACGGCAATAGTAATGTGGCCCGTGCGCAGGCTCTCTTCCAGCTCTTCCGTGAACACGCCTTTTGCGCCAATCTTGTCCAGAGAACGATCCAGCACCACGTCGCCGCGGGTAGTGATGATAACGATTTCAGTGGGCAACCCGGCCTGCTCCAGGCGAGCGGCCACATGGTTCGCTTGCCAGAGAGCCAGCTTGCTGCCGCGCGTTCCGATGCGGATAGGCTTTTTCACGAGAAGAATTCTGGTTTAAAATTGAAAAATGTCGCCTTACTTTAGGCAGTGTCTAAAACGGGTGCTGGGTGCGCCCCGGTTCCGGCTAGGCCCGTTTTGCCCGAGCAACTGCCCACTCCAGTAACCAGACAAAGATACCAGCTCACCAGTTTCTGAGCCGACTATAGCAGATTTAGCACCAGCTATAGCTTTTGACCAAGCTGTATTTTCTCAGTTTCCAGCGCTCCTAGGCCATTTTCAGGAGCTCTGCTACCCGCAGTGAGGTATCCACGAACACCATGCGCGGGTTGGCATTGCGTTCCACGTGGTAGTGCGCTTCGTTCAGCTCCCTGGTAATGGTATCGGCGTTGCGGGGCGTTACAAAACGGCTAAAGCCCTGCACAAACTGTTGTTCTCCCGTAGGCAAATGCGGCACCAGCTGGGGGTCGACGCCAAACAGCAGCACTTTGCGCAGCAACGTGAGGGCGTACTGCAGCAGCTCTTTCTGATTTTCGCGGCCCAGCTTCTGGAACTCGTCGGCAGTGGTAAGCATCTTGTCTACTTTGCCGCTAAAACACAGACGCATCCAGTCGACAAAGAAGGTGAAGTAGTCGTTGTCGGCGGTAGCGGCATCTTTGGAGGCCAGGGCTGCTCCCGGGTTACCTTCTACTAACTGCGCAATTTGGCGGGCCTTTGCCTCCGGCACATGGTGCACCGCATGCAGCCAGTCAGTCAGCTCGGCCTCTGGGATAGGGCGCACTACTACCGGCTGCACTCGGCTGATAATGGTTGGCAGCAACTGCTCTGGCGCATTACTCACCAGCAAAAACACGGTGGCAGGTGGCGGCTCTTCCAGCAGCTTCAGCACGGCATTAGAAGCTGCGGGGTGCATCAGCTCCGGCAGCCAGATCACCACCAGCTTAAACTGGGCCTCAAACGCTTTCAACGACACCAGCTTCAGCAGTTGCAGGCTTTCTTCCTTAGAAATACTGCCCTGCTTGTTGTCGGCCCCAATGTGCTGCATCCAGTCATTGAGCCCCTGGTACGGGTTAGCCAGCACAAACGCCCGCCAATCGGCCGCAAACTTGCTGCTCACGGCATCTTTAGACACCGCTTTGGTTGTCGTGACGGGCACGATGAAGTTGAGGTCGGGGTGCACTAGCTTATCGATTTTCTGACAGCTGACACATATCCCGCAGGAATCTTCCGCCTCGTGCGGACGGTTTTCGCAGTTCAGGAAAGCGGCGTAGGCCAGGGCCAACGCTAGCGCTGCCGAGCCTTCAGCCCCCCGAAACAGCTGGGCATGCGCCACGTGCTGCCGCTGCACCGACTGCACCAGCACTTGCTTCACGCTCTGTTGCCCAGGAATATCAGAAAAACGCATCAGAATAGTTTACAGCTCAACTCCTCCTGCCTGGGGCGCTGCCGGGGCGGCACGGTCCCACACCCGGTCTTTGGCCGTCGCCTCAAACACGTGGCTCATAATGGTCTGCTCGGTTGCATCGTAGGCCAGGTGGCGGCGGGCCATCACGCGCTCGGCTACTTCAGCCACCTTTGGCAGGCGGAACGTTTCGAAACCGGCCGATCCGCCCCAACTGAAGCTCGGGATGAAGGTACGCGGGAAACCCGCCCCAAAAATATTGGCGCCCACGCCCACCACCGTGCCGGTATTGAACATAGTGTTGATGCCACACTTGCTGTGGTCGCCCATCATGAGGCCGCAAAACTGCTGGCCCGTATTCACGAAGCGGCCGGCTGAGTGGCTCCAGATTTTAACCGGAGCGTAATTATTCTTTAGGTTCGAGGTATTCGTATCGGCTCCGAGGTTGCACCACTCCCCTATCACAGAGTTGCCGAGGTACCCATCGTGGCCCTTGTTGCTGTAGCCAAGCAGAATGCTGTTGCCAACCTCGCCGCCTACTTTGCTAAAGGGGCCTACGGTATTATCGCCGCGCATTTTGGCGCCCGCATTAATGTGAGAACCTTCGCACAGAGCTAGTGGACCTTTTATGATGGCGCCCTCGTGCACCTGGCTGTTTTTGCCAAGGTAAATCGGACCATCCTCAGCATTCAGAATTGCCGCCCTGATCTTCACGCCCTCTTCAATGAAAATGTTCTCCGGAGCATACACAATGGTGTGCGCATCGCCCACGGGCGCTGATTGGCGGCCTTTAGTGAGTAAGTCAAAATCGCGGCGAATTTCGGCGCCGTTGCGCAGGAACAGGTGCCACACTTCCTTGATGGCCATTACCGGCTCCGCTACATCGCGGGTGCGCTGAAAGCCATCCTGAATTAACTCTGCTACCTGTGAAGCATCCGACAGGTGCGCGGCCACCAGCATCTTCTCGTCAAACAAGGCCTCGCCGGGCTGCAGGCTCTGCACCTGCTGCACCAGCAAATCATCGGGGCACACGGCTCCGTTGATGATCAGGGCGGGTCCCTGGGTGTTGCCCGCCGGGAATTTCGCTTGCAAGTAGGCCTCCGTGAGGTATCCTACTTGCTCACTCTTGAGCCTCAGCTGCCACTTTTCAGCAATAGTCAGAATGCCACACCGCAGAGCAGCCACGGGCCGGGTAAACGTAAATGGCAACAGGCGCGGCCGAATCAGAGGGTCGTCGAAGAGCAGGATAGTCATAAGGGGCAAGTTAATAGCGGCGAGGGGCCTAGACCACTCTCTGGCAGCAAAGCTACGTGGCCAGCCGGGAGCGGTGAGCAAAAATACGACTCCCAGGGCATCTGCCGTGGATAAAAGAAAAGCTCCTTCCATTGCTGAAAGGAGCTTCTTTATAGGGCAAACGGCTACGAGCCAGTAGTAAACTACTTCTTCTGGTAGCGGTTGCGGAACTTCTCTACGCGGCCAGCCGTGTCAAGCAGCACGTTTTTGCCGGTGTAGAAGGGGTGCGATTCGCTGCTAACTTCCACCTTGATGACGGGGTAAGTCTTGCCGTCTTCCATCGTGATGGTCTCATTAGAGTTCATCGTCGAACGGGTAACGAATTTGAAGCCGCTAGAAGTGTCCTGGAACACAACTTCGCGATACTCGGGGTGGATGTCCTTTTTCATGGTTTAATACCGTTTGTACCTGAGTGCCTGCCGATTTTGCGGAAGGGACTGCAAAAGTACACGTTACGCCGGAATATCAAAAATATGGGGCCACTTTTCCGCCCCTTGCAACCCTGCAGCACCGTGGTGGCTCTTGGAATTGCTTATGTTTGGGCCGCTACGCTATCTATATCTACCCGGCTCTACTTACTTGCTTTGCCTATGTCACGCCAATTTATTGCCTGTCTGGTGCTGCTCAGTGGTGGTGTTTTGTTAGCCTACGGCGCCACCATTACTTCTTTCCAAGCCACCTACAACGATACCCACGTGGTGGTTGAGTGGGAAGCAAACCATGATGGTGATGTGCAGGAATATACCCTATTCCGGAAGGCCAATAATGAACCTAGCTTCAGCAAACTGACCAGCCTAGAACCCAGCAACCAGCGCACGTACCAGTACGTTGATCAAAACAGCTACCATGGCCTGGGCGGTGGGCCTTTCACGTACCGCCTGCAACTACGTACGGCGGCTGGCCAGCAGAGCTTTTATACTGTTCTCAACCAGACACCCAGCGCC from Hymenobacter taeanensis encodes:
- a CDS encoding SDR family oxidoreductase; translated protein: MKLLITGSNGLLGQKLVALLSRQAGVQLVATSRGKNKLAALYPEVTFVGLDVTDRAQVQRVLAAERPTHLIHTAAMTNVDECEQHQEACWQHNVAATEYMVEACEQQNIHLLHVSTDFIFSGEQGPLSEEAVPAPVNYYGESKLAAEKAVQACRAPWAILRTVLVYGTAHEYGRTNIVLWVRDSLRANKPIQVVSDQLRTPTLAEDLAQGCWLAAKHNATGIYHLSGAELLTPYLMALQVAQYFGLDATLIEKVDASTFTQPARRPLRTGFIITKAQKDLGYQPRTFAEGIALLAQQTEAAA
- a CDS encoding peptidylprolyl isomerase, with the translated sequence MKLFARLTLLVWVLLLFSPLSEAARLPRKSKKDQLITISTAQGDIRLILFDQTPLHKANFLKLAQSGFYNGTTFHRIIPNFMIQGGDANSKDADPTNDGAGLPDEKRIPAEIRPELTHKYGAVAAARTGDMINPQRASSASQFYIVENHNGTPHLNGAYTVFGQVISGLEVVDKIAQQPVAERNRPITDIRMTVKVEKLKKKKITELYGYQYQ
- a CDS encoding GNAT family N-acetyltransferase; this translates as MNELAISSDLTLVTARLRLRTWQTSDAPQLHDLLSANHERLRLNFPKTLAATRTLEDTAAFIRERQRDWQQRRAYQLGLWRAETEELLGLVSLRNLAWEIPKAELAYLISAEAEGQGLMREALGVVLHWAYQEIGLARIYCQLRPENLRSAQLVQRLQFRHEGCFRQDYRGADGRLYDLDQYALLRSEYVPLATKSV
- a CDS encoding DUF2238 domain-containing protein: MNNTATPASQPSWFPTLLLAVYLIEFVALGISPAERGTWWAENIPIFLIVVALVVLYLRGVRFSNLAYALMSVLLFMHTIGGHYTFEKVPFDWFNNLFGFKRNMYDRVAHFTVGFYAYPIIELTDRNGTIRNRFISYLFPLCVIGTVAMSYELIEWVYAATAGGEAGAAFLGSQGDIWDAQKDMLADTSGALFALLLYAFFGRGRREVA
- the hemC gene encoding hydroxymethylbilane synthase, which gives rise to MKKPIRIGTRGSKLALWQANHVAARLEQAGLPTEIVIITTRGDVVLDRSLDKIGAKGVFTEELEESLRTGHITIAVHSAKDVQSSIPADLELLAFMEREQVNDVIVSFNADLDLQRPDLVLGTSSTRRKAMLKRFLPHATTAEARGNLQTRLRKLEEGQYHALVLAYAGVHRMEYDGLIRYILPETQYIPATGQGSVAIESTRDLEPSLKAELKRILDHPDTHLALVAERAFLRTMEGGCSIPSFALATLTSEGHVHLHGGLISLDGQQFIDVKQTAPADDAEALGIRIAETVLARGGQQILHDIRQVRNAENVA
- a CDS encoding ATP-binding protein — encoded protein: MRFSDIPGQQSVKQVLVQSVQRQHVAHAQLFRGAEGSAALALALAYAAFLNCENRPHEAEDSCGICVSCQKIDKLVHPDLNFIVPVTTTKAVSKDAVSSKFAADWRAFVLANPYQGLNDWMQHIGADNKQGSISKEESLQLLKLVSLKAFEAQFKLVVIWLPELMHPAASNAVLKLLEEPPPATVFLLVSNAPEQLLPTIISRVQPVVVRPIPEAELTDWLHAVHHVPEAKARQIAQLVEGNPGAALASKDAATADNDYFTFFVDWMRLCFSGKVDKMLTTADEFQKLGRENQKELLQYALTLLRKVLLFGVDPQLVPHLPTGEQQFVQGFSRFVTPRNADTITRELNEAHYHVERNANPRMVFVDTSLRVAELLKMA
- a CDS encoding GlmU family protein, with translation MTILLFDDPLIRPRLLPFTFTRPVAALRCGILTIAEKWQLRLKSEQVGYLTEAYLQAKFPAGNTQGPALIINGAVCPDDLLVQQVQSLQPGEALFDEKMLVAAHLSDASQVAELIQDGFQRTRDVAEPVMAIKEVWHLFLRNGAEIRRDFDLLTKGRQSAPVGDAHTIVYAPENIFIEEGVKIRAAILNAEDGPIYLGKNSQVHEGAIIKGPLALCEGSHINAGAKMRGDNTVGPFSKVGGEVGNSILLGYSNKGHDGYLGNSVIGEWCNLGADTNTSNLKNNYAPVKIWSHSAGRFVNTGQQFCGLMMGDHSKCGINTMFNTGTVVGVGANIFGAGFPRTFIPSFSWGGSAGFETFRLPKVAEVAERVMARRHLAYDATEQTIMSHVFEATAKDRVWDRAAPAAPQAGGVEL
- a CDS encoding type B 50S ribosomal protein L31, with product MKKDIHPEYREVVFQDTSSGFKFVTRSTMNSNETITMEDGKTYPVIKVEVSSESHPFYTGKNVLLDTAGRVEKFRNRYQKK